Below is a genomic region from Telmatobacter sp. DSM 110680.
CGGCAGGCGGCGTCAGCGTCTTTCCGGGATGGGAATTTTTCTCGTCGGTCGCCGGCGCCGAGCACCATCTGCTCAACCTGCTTCAACGCAGCGTGCTCTTCGTTGAAGAGCCCGCCATGGTGCGCAACCAGATCGACCGCTGGTGGAACAAAGTCGAACAGCGCCACGAGCGCTCGGGTATCGGCTCGCTCATCCGGCCCGAGGATATTTATCTTCGCCCAGAGGTGCTGCAGGCCCTGCTCGAATCGCACCCCGGTCTTGATCTGGATCAACTCGGCGCGATCGACATACTCGACGAAGACAACACCCTCGGCGAAATTGCGGTGAACTCGCGTCCCACGCTGCGCTTTCACGGCTCCATCCCCGCGCTCGTCGATCAACTTAAAAACCTGATGGCCGCTGAGCAGCGCATCGTTCTTGCAGCGCCTACGCAAGGCGACGTCGAGCGCACTGCCTCCATGTTGCGCGAGTACCAGGTCCCCTATCGTCTCGGCAGCCGGGTCGTTGCACACGGAGCCGAACTTGAAGAAGCCAGTTATCTCGCCGGAGACATGCGCGTGCCTGTCATCGTGCGCACACAGATCGCCTCCGGTGTCAGTTTCCCCGATGCCAACTTGGTCGTGTTCGGTGCCAACGATATGTCGGATGATGCCGACATTACCGCGCGCCCCGAGCCCAAGAAATCCAAGACTGCCGCGTTCCTATCCGACTTCCGCGACCTCGCCATTGGCGATTACGTCGTCCACGTCGAGCACGGCATCGCACAGTATCAAGGCCTGAAGGAAATTGTGCAGGACGGCCTCGCTGTCGAATTCATGATTCTTGAATTCGCCGAGCAGGCCAAACTCTACGTCCCGCTCACGCGCCTCGATCTGATTCAGAAATATCGTTCCACCGACACCGGCCCTGCACCAGTCCTGAACAAGCTGGGCTCGCAGCAATGGGTCAAGACCAAGGCCCGCGTGAAGAAAGCCATGCAGGACATGGCAGGCGAGCTCCTGAAGCTGTACGCGCAGCGCCACACCGCGCAGGGCACGTCCTTCTCACCCGACAATGATTTCCAGCGCGAGTTTGAAGACTCCTTCGACTATCGCGAAACCGATGATCAGCTCACCGCAATTTCCGCCGTCAAGCAGGACATGGAATCCACCACGCCGATGGACCGCCTGCTCTGCGGCGACGTGGGCTACGGCAAAACTGAAGTCGCCATGCGCGCCGCCTTCAAAGCTGTGCAAGATGGCAAGCAGGTAGCGGTCCTCACGCCCACCACCGTCCTCGCCTTCCAGCACTTCGAGACCTTCAAGAAGCGTTTCTCGCAATTCCCCATCACCGTCGAAATGATCTCGCGCTTCCGCACGCCGAAAGAGCAGAAGGTCATCCTTGAAAAGGTTGAGACCGGTAAAGTTGACATCCTCATCGGTACTCACCGCATTCTGTCGAAAGACATCAAGTTTCAGGATCTCGGCCTTCTTGTCGTCGATGAAGAACAGCGCTTCGGCGTGCGCCACAAGGAGCGATTAAAGCAACTTCGCAAAGAGATCGACGTACTCGCGATGTCCGCGACGCCCATTCCCCGCACGCTCCACATGTCACTCGTTGGCCTGCGCGATATGTCGGTGATCGAGACGCCGCCCAAAGACCGCATGGCGATCCAGACAGTCGTAGCCAAGTTTGATGAGAAAATCGTTCGCTCGGCAATCGAGGTCGAACTCGAGCGTGGTGGCCAGATCTATTTCGTGCACAATCGCGTCGAGACGATCTACGAGATCGCCTCGCGTATTCAGGAACTCGTTCCCGGTGCGCGTGTCGTTGTCGGCCACGGACAGATGGGCGAGAAAGACCTAGAAGCCGTGATGCTGGCTTTCATGCATCACGAGTTCGATGTGTTGGTCGCCACCACCATCATCGAAAACGGCCTCGACATTCCGCTCGCCAATACGATCATCATTAACCGTGCCGATCGCCACGGGCTCAGCGAGCTTTACCAACTTCGGGGCCGCGTAGGCCGATCCAATCGCCGCGCCTATGCCTATCTGCTGATTCCGCCTGAGCGCGAACTCACTGAAATCGCCCGCCGCCGTCTCGCCGCGCTCAAGGAGTTCTCAGACCTCGGCGCAGGTTTCAAAATCGCCGCACTCGATCTTGAACTGCGTGGGGCAGGAAACATGCTCGGCGGGGAGCAGAGCGGCCACATCGAGGCAGTCGGCTTCGAGCTATACACGTCAATGCTTGAGGCAGCCGTCAAAGAACTCAAAGGCGAAGGCGGCGAGGAACGTCCCAGCACTCAGCTCAATCTCGGCATCGCGCTGCGTATCGACGAAAGTTATATGGCCGAAGAAAACCAGCGTCTGCGCCTGTACAAGAAAATCGCCGGGGGCGAAAATGAGAAAGCGATCGCAGACCTCCGCGCCGAGATGGAAGACCGCTACGGCGCATTGCCCGACGCCACTGTTTACCTGCTCGAAGCCGCAACGCTGCGCCTCGAATGCGAACGTCTGGGCGTCGCGCAAATCGATCGCAAACGCACCGAACTTCAAATCCGCTTCACGGATAAGGCCGCGATCGATCCGCAGCAACTTATGCGGCTGGTGGCCCGAAACGCCAAGCGCGGTGCGCAATTCACCCCCCAGGGGCTGCTCAAGTTTCCGCTAGGCGCCACACGCCCCGACGATGTTCTACTGGAGATCCGCGACTTGCTGGCCAAACTCGCTCCCGAAGCTGTTACCGCTTAAATCATTTTCAGAACAAGAGGCCTTGTGAGAAAAACCGCTGCGCTACTTGCCTTTGGAGCCTGTATGTCCTTCACAATAGCGGCCCATTCCGAATCGCCGACAGAGCAGTTTCAGAAGGTATCGGACGAATACTTCGATCAGGTCTACTTCCCGCACCAGCCTACGTCGGGAACCGTCGCTGGTTACCACCAGTACGATACAAAGCTGGAAGACTTTTCACGTGCCAGCGTCGACGCTGAAGTTTTCGCACTGAACAATTTTGAGCAGCGTGTCTCGGCTATTCCCGCTGCTTCGCTCGATCAGGGCACACGCGGTGATCGCGCGATGGTTCTTGGCGGAATTCACTCCCGCCTCCTTACACTGCGAACGATCCGTCCGTGGGCCAAGAACGCGGATGAATACTCCGGCACCTGCGCCAACGCCGCATTCACTCTTATGGAGCGCAAGTTCGCACCCGCCGACGATCGCCTTCGTTCCCTCATTGCTCGCGAAAAGCAAATGCCCGCTCTCATTGCCCAGGCGCATGTAAACCTCCAGAATCCCCCGCGCATCTTCACTGAAATCGCTATCGAACAGGTCCCGGGTATCATTCGCTTTTTCCAAAACGATGTTCCCGCCGCCTTCAAAGATGCCAGCGATCCAGCGCTGAAATCCGAATTTGCGCAAACTAACGCCGCCGTCATCGCCGCGTTGAACAACTACCTCGCGTGGCTCAAGACCGACCTGCTGCCTCGCTCCAACGGCGACTTCCGCATTGGCGCGGATACTTTTTCAAAGAAGCTCCAGTACGACGAGATGGTCGACCTGCCGCTACCCAGGCTGCTCGAAATCGGCTATGCCGACCTGCATAAAAACCAGCAGCATTTCGCCGAAGTCGCTAAAGAACTAGAGCCCGGCAAGACTCCGCGCGAAGTCCTCGAAGAGCTCGGTAGCCAGCATCCAGCGCCTGACCAACTCATTCCGGCCTTCACCGCGACCTTTACCAGCCTTCTCGATTTCATTCGCTCGCATCATATCGTTACTATTCCGTCCGAAGTGCGCCCGGTTGTTGAAGAGACCCCGCCATTCATGCGCGCCACAACCCAAGCAAGCATGGACTCGCCCGGTCCGTACGAAACCCGCGCGACTACGTCCTACTTCAACGTCACGCTGCCCGATCCTTCCATGACACCCCCACAGATTGAGGGATATATGCACTCCTTCAACGTTGGTACCGTTATCTCCACGTCGGTTCACGAAGCCTATCCCGGTCACTACGTGCAATACCTCTACTCGCTCAAGGCGCCCAGCCGCGTGCGCAAAATCCTCAGCGCCACCACCAACGTCGAAGGCTGGGCCCATTACACCGAGCAGATGATGCTCGATAACGGCTATGGGCAACCCGGCGAGGGTGCAAAAGACGCGCGTGAGTCGAAGTTCTTCCGCCTCGGCCAACTCCAGGACGCTCTCCTGCGCAACGCCCGCTTTATCGTCGGCATCCAAATGCACACCGGGAATATGACCTACGACCAGGCGGTCGAATTCTTTCAGAAAGAAGGCTATCAACCCAAAGAGACCGCGGAAGTGGAAGCTAAGCGCGGCGCCGGCGATCCCACCTATCTCTATTACACCCTTGGCAAGCTTGAAATTATGAAGTTACGCTCAGACCTGATCAACAAGCAGGGCAAATCTTTTTCGTTACAGAACTTTCACGATGAATTTCTCAGTCAGGGATTTCCGCCCATCAAAATCGTGCGTGAAGCGTTGCTGGGCGACGACTCTCCCGCTCTTTAAAACGACAAGCAAATTTTCATCGAAGACATATTCCCGGTTGCATATCTTCCAGTGAAGGAACAGTTGATGACAGCGCAAGTACGCAAAGTAGTTTTCCCCGCCGGCGGTTTGGGCACGCGTTTTCTCCCTGCAACCAAAGTCATTCCCAAAGAAATGTTGGCCCTCGTTGACAAGCCCATCATCCAGTACGGAGTGGAAGAGGCCGTCGCATCCGGCATCGAACACATCATCATCGTCACCGGCCGCGGCAAGGGCGCCATGGAAGACCACTTCGACCATAGCTTCGAACTCGATGCAACCCTCGAACGCCGTGGCAAAAAAGAGTTGCTAGCAGTCTCACGCGGAGTTTCGGCACTTGCTCAAGTCAGCTACGTGCGCCAGCGTGAGCCGCTCGGCCTGGGACATGCTGTTCTCTGCGCCAAGGAACTTGTCGGCAATGAGCCTTTCGCCGTCATCCTTCCCGACGACGTCATCGATGCCGAGGTGCCCTGCCTCAAACAAATGATCGATGTCTTCAATGAGCACGGCGGATCTGTTCTCGCAACCCAAACCGTTGAAGGCCCGGCGATATCGGCTTACGGTGTGCTCGCCGGCTCGCCGGATTCAAACGACCCGCGTATATATAACTGCACCGGTATGGTGGAGAAGCCCAAACTCGAAGATGCGCCCTCAAAACAGGCGATCATCGGCCGCTATGTCCTAACCCCACGCATCTTTGAATTGCTAGAGCAGACCACGCCGGGTGCTGGAGGCGAAATTCAGCTCACCGACGGAATCAAAGCTCTGCTCAAAGAGCAAAAGGTCTTCGGCTACACGTTTGAAGGCAAGCGTTTCGACGCCGGCGATAAATTCGGCATGTTGCAGGCCACGGTCGAGTTCGCTCTCAAACGCCCGGAGTTCGGCGAGAAGTTCCGCGCCTACCTCAAGAGTCTGCCTCTCTAATCTCTGCATGTATGGGAATCTGGGTGCCCATCCTTTCGCGCTCTTTGCGAAAGGATGGGAAACTGCAAATGTTAGCTGGCCTTCTCCAACTCCTCTAACGAGCCGCGAAGCGGCTGCTCACGCCGCCAACTCCGCTACACCTTCCACTTAATATTGCATCCGATCGACGCTTTCTGATTCGCGCCGGGCTTTTCGCCGCGCAGCACAGCGTCTACAGCGGCGCGCAGATCCTCACCCGTAACGGGAACTCCATTGCCCGGACGGCTGCCATCGAACTGTCCTCGGTATACCAGCTTGAAATCCTTGTCGAAGAGATAAATGTCAGGCGTGCACGCTGCCTTGTAAGCCCGCGCAACTTCCTGCGACTCATCGTAGAGGTAAGGAAATCTGAATCCCATTGCTTCTGCCTGCCGCTTCAGCCCCGCCGGATTATCATCGGGATAGTTATCAGCATCATTACTGCTGATCGCCACGATACCGAGTTTTCCTGCATAGTCCGCCCCTAAATGCGCTAACCCTTTCTCCACGTGCTTAACGTAAGGGCAGTGCGTGCAGATGAACATCAACAGCAATCCCTTTTGCCCACGGAAATCATCGCGGCGTACCGTCTTGCCTGTCACTACATCCGGTAACACAAAATCCGGCGCAACTGTTCCTAACTCCAGCATCGTCGACTCAGTCAAAGCCATCGAAT
It encodes:
- the mfd gene encoding transcription-repair coupling factor, which translates into the protein MILPFVREIFAELEQSSSFDRVRRHLSLGAGRRRVSGLTNTARSLYLPLLARAAKQPVIVVVADNKAAEALELTLRAGCELTGAIDPSRVVRLPAHDVLPFENLSPHPDVQEQRAAALFKLATGAVSILIAPVEAAALRLFNRDYYASLAVTVRRTEELDVEVLTGHLASVGYTQMDLVEMPGQFTRRGGILDVYSPEADRPVRIEFFGDEIDTIRKFDPETQRSQSGLDETQLLPLTETPVTEHLLAAVHARLSKQRVQVTEDDTPEDEEMEIEAAAAGGVSVFPGWEFFSSVAGAEHHLLNLLQRSVLFVEEPAMVRNQIDRWWNKVEQRHERSGIGSLIRPEDIYLRPEVLQALLESHPGLDLDQLGAIDILDEDNTLGEIAVNSRPTLRFHGSIPALVDQLKNLMAAEQRIVLAAPTQGDVERTASMLREYQVPYRLGSRVVAHGAELEEASYLAGDMRVPVIVRTQIASGVSFPDANLVVFGANDMSDDADITARPEPKKSKTAAFLSDFRDLAIGDYVVHVEHGIAQYQGLKEIVQDGLAVEFMILEFAEQAKLYVPLTRLDLIQKYRSTDTGPAPVLNKLGSQQWVKTKARVKKAMQDMAGELLKLYAQRHTAQGTSFSPDNDFQREFEDSFDYRETDDQLTAISAVKQDMESTTPMDRLLCGDVGYGKTEVAMRAAFKAVQDGKQVAVLTPTTVLAFQHFETFKKRFSQFPITVEMISRFRTPKEQKVILEKVETGKVDILIGTHRILSKDIKFQDLGLLVVDEEQRFGVRHKERLKQLRKEIDVLAMSATPIPRTLHMSLVGLRDMSVIETPPKDRMAIQTVVAKFDEKIVRSAIEVELERGGQIYFVHNRVETIYEIASRIQELVPGARVVVGHGQMGEKDLEAVMLAFMHHEFDVLVATTIIENGLDIPLANTIIINRADRHGLSELYQLRGRVGRSNRRAYAYLLIPPERELTEIARRRLAALKEFSDLGAGFKIAALDLELRGAGNMLGGEQSGHIEAVGFELYTSMLEAAVKELKGEGGEERPSTQLNLGIALRIDESYMAEENQRLRLYKKIAGGENEKAIADLRAEMEDRYGALPDATVYLLEAATLRLECERLGVAQIDRKRTELQIRFTDKAAIDPQQLMRLVARNAKRGAQFTPQGLLKFPLGATRPDDVLLEIRDLLAKLAPEAVTA
- a CDS encoding DUF885 domain-containing protein — translated: MSFTIAAHSESPTEQFQKVSDEYFDQVYFPHQPTSGTVAGYHQYDTKLEDFSRASVDAEVFALNNFEQRVSAIPAASLDQGTRGDRAMVLGGIHSRLLTLRTIRPWAKNADEYSGTCANAAFTLMERKFAPADDRLRSLIAREKQMPALIAQAHVNLQNPPRIFTEIAIEQVPGIIRFFQNDVPAAFKDASDPALKSEFAQTNAAVIAALNNYLAWLKTDLLPRSNGDFRIGADTFSKKLQYDEMVDLPLPRLLEIGYADLHKNQQHFAEVAKELEPGKTPREVLEELGSQHPAPDQLIPAFTATFTSLLDFIRSHHIVTIPSEVRPVVEETPPFMRATTQASMDSPGPYETRATTSYFNVTLPDPSMTPPQIEGYMHSFNVGTVISTSVHEAYPGHYVQYLYSLKAPSRVRKILSATTNVEGWAHYTEQMMLDNGYGQPGEGAKDARESKFFRLGQLQDALLRNARFIVGIQMHTGNMTYDQAVEFFQKEGYQPKETAEVEAKRGAGDPTYLYYTLGKLEIMKLRSDLINKQGKSFSLQNFHDEFLSQGFPPIKIVREALLGDDSPAL
- the galU gene encoding UTP--glucose-1-phosphate uridylyltransferase GalU, with protein sequence MTAQVRKVVFPAGGLGTRFLPATKVIPKEMLALVDKPIIQYGVEEAVASGIEHIIIVTGRGKGAMEDHFDHSFELDATLERRGKKELLAVSRGVSALAQVSYVRQREPLGLGHAVLCAKELVGNEPFAVILPDDVIDAEVPCLKQMIDVFNEHGGSVLATQTVEGPAISAYGVLAGSPDSNDPRIYNCTGMVEKPKLEDAPSKQAIIGRYVLTPRIFELLEQTTPGAGGEIQLTDGIKALLKEQKVFGYTFEGKRFDAGDKFGMLQATVEFALKRPEFGEKFRAYLKSLPL
- a CDS encoding thioredoxin family protein; protein product: MALTESTMLELGTVAPDFVLPDVVTGKTVRRDDFRGQKGLLLMFICTHCPYVKHVEKGLAHLGADYAGKLGIVAISSNDADNYPDDNPAGLKRQAEAMGFRFPYLYDESQEVARAYKAACTPDIYLFDKDFKLVYRGQFDGSRPGNGVPVTGEDLRAAVDAVLRGEKPGANQKASIGCNIKWKV